A window from Herpetosiphonaceae bacterium encodes these proteins:
- a CDS encoding YcaO-like family protein, whose product LNQLTCPASFTMDSNGLASGNHFLEALLSGLYELIERDGVSCHSEAERYGWQKRRITLESIADQTIQQIIAMLRAKELVPIILDCTTDIGVPTFEAYLYDMRSNVVPISHGYGAHLNPAVAITRALTEAVQARTLIISGARDDLFKDIYRANRIRYTSLVKHVESKADSVPLSYTNVGHATFEEDAYLLIERLKQAGLEQVIVFDLSPETIDISVLRVIVPGLEGYYYYGYNPRWRAYRFIEQVCDASTVARIKSSTLAREASTHSPAGGII is encoded by the coding sequence GCTTAATCAGTTGACCTGCCCCGCCTCCTTTACGATGGACTCCAATGGTCTGGCCTCCGGAAATCACTTTTTAGAAGCGCTGCTCTCCGGTCTGTACGAGCTGATTGAGCGTGATGGCGTGTCCTGTCATAGCGAGGCCGAGCGGTATGGATGGCAGAAAAGGCGGATCACGCTGGAGAGCATCGCGGATCAGACGATCCAGCAGATCATCGCCATGCTGCGCGCGAAAGAGCTTGTTCCGATTATTCTGGATTGTACAACCGATATTGGCGTTCCCACCTTCGAGGCGTATCTTTACGACATGCGATCGAACGTCGTTCCGATCTCGCATGGCTATGGCGCGCATCTCAACCCGGCAGTAGCGATCACGCGCGCGCTCACGGAAGCGGTCCAGGCGCGAACGCTGATTATTTCGGGCGCGCGCGATGATTTATTCAAGGATATTTATCGCGCGAATCGCATCCGGTATACCTCGCTGGTCAAACACGTCGAATCCAAGGCCGATAGCGTACCGCTGAGCTACACCAATGTCGGCCACGCGACCTTCGAGGAAGATGCGTATCTGCTGATAGAGCGATTGAAACAGGCCGGGCTGGAGCAGGTGATTGTGTTCGACCTTTCACCGGAAACAATCGACATCAGCGTCTTACGAGTAATCGTGCCCGGCCTTGAGGGATACTACTATTACGGCTACAACCCCAGGTGGCGGGCATACCGTTTTATCGAGCAGGTTTGCGACGCATCTACCGTAGCCCGGATCAAGAGCAGTACGCTCGCACGCGAGGCATCGACCCACTCTCCGGCAGGAGGAATCATTTAA